Below is a genomic region from Homo sapiens chromosome X, GRCh38.p14 Primary Assembly.
gacaaaaccccatctctactaaaaataccaaaaaataaccCAGCGTGGGGGttcatgcccgtagtcccagctacttggggggctgaggtgggagaatcgcttgagcccagggaggttgaggctgcagtgagccatgatcatgccactgcactccaacctgggtgacagagcaagaccctgtctccaaaaataaaataaaattatgggccgggcctggtggctcacacctgtaatcccagaactttgggaggctgaggcaggaggatcacttgaggtcaggagttcgagaccagcctggccaacaaggcaaaacttcatctctactaaaaatacaaaaattagccgggtgtggtggtggcgtgcctgtacaggagaatcgcttgaacccagaacgcagaggttgcagtgagccgagattgcgccactacactccagcctgggtgacagagtgagactcagtctgaaaaaaagaaaaaaaaaatttatgatgcTTCGTTTGCCATTAGCAGCATTTGGTTAACATTTGCAGTAGTAGTGCACCTGTGGTCCACATACTGATTGATATATGCTAAGATCCTAAAGGGTACATTCATTCTGAGAGCTGTCTCCTTTGGAAGGAGAAATCCATTTCAGAGGAATTAAGGCTTTGAAATGTAAATGCAACCATATTCTTTGTTAAGTCTAGGAGAAGCCCAAACATTTGAACCCCAGAGAAAACAATTGCAGAGGGTGGGGCTAATGACCTATCTGCTAAGCTGAATTTGGCTTGGGAACCTGGATCATGAGAGGTTCCTAAGCAAGTTTACAAGACAAAGTGAACTGTAGTGTCACCAAGATACTCCGTGACTTGCAGGTCCTAGGGTTTTTGGCATTTTTTAGATTGCAAAAGGACATTGTATGTGTTTAAGCAAAAACAAGCCACTTGAAaagctttattttcctcttttttttcaaaaaaaattattcattcctTAAATGTTTAGGGGCAATAAACTTTGCATACTTGGCTGTTGTGTAGGTACTCATTGCCACCTTGATAAATGTTGAAACTGCCTTCTGATTCTTATTGGGCATTTGGTGTGCCTCATGAAATGCTTCAGTGGcatacttttaatatattttaacgGGATGCTATAGGTATGTTACATTTTTTCTTAACATAATTCTCAGTATGTTAGGAAATTGATAtcagaatataaatatatcaaaatattaacagtgttTGTCTCTGGATTGTAGTAAAACAGTTggattttggagttttttttctttatattttatgtattttccacGTTTTATACTATAaccatatattacatttttaatgattatatgtatatatttagagacagggccttgttctgtcacccaggctggagtgcagtggcatgatcatagctcactgtgacctcaaactcctgggctcaagtgattttcctgcctcagcttcccaagtagctaggactacaggtgtgcatcaccatactcagctaattttttgtagaggcagggtctcaccatgttgccaaggctgaaaaaaaaaatttaaacacagaatttggcagtataaaatataaagttggctgggcctggtggctcacgcctgtaatcccggcactttaggaggctgacgctggcggatcacaagttcaggagttcaagaccagccttggcaacatggtgaaaccccgtctctactaaaaatacaaaaattagctgggcatgttggcgtgcgtttgtaatcccagctactcgggaggctgagacaggagaattgcttgaacccgggaggcagaggttgcagtgagccgagatggtgccattgcactccagcctggataacagagcaagactctgtcccaaaaaataaataaataaataaataaataaataaataaataaataaataaaatataaagttgcaGTATCTAACAGCAAATGTTACTCTcatatttatttctggacttaGACTGTTTGGGAGAAGATCATAGCACTGCAGAGCCAAATGAAATTCCATCCCTTCAAATCCTCTCTAATGGCAATTCTGATAATTTTCCCAAGTTCTGTTATTCTTTATACTTACCAGCACTGTAGCAGTGGGAAAATTCACAACTGAACATCTTCTCTTCCAGAGTTCATCCAATATTAACCCTTTAAGCACTGTGGTCTTGCATAATTTCCCCATTGTTCAACTTTTTAGGAGTCAGTGGTAGTTATCTCTAAGGCTACCTTAGAGTGTATTGACagctaaatatattttccttttgtttcttaagTGCTTTCAACTTTCAGTTGAGTAGTATAATTGTTTTGTGGTACTCACTGGGGAGCTTTAAACATGATTAGCATATGCTTGGAAATGttaataaaagcatttaataaatttttgcaATTTGCCTCAAGAGTGATAAGACAGTGGGAAGTCTTGCAGTACAAGAATTGATGAGGCCCCGGATATTATATATGAATTCATTGAAAGGGAACAATATGTTGGAGTTCATTTTTGTTGTAGTTAGTGAGCTAGTGCCAGTGAGAAGGTGAGGAATCCAAAGTGAGAAGCCCCATCACATTGTCTTAATTAGCCTTctaacaaaacaattattttcttctgatcaGTCTTAACAGACAATAGCCACTTGATTGTAGTAGAATTGGTACGTGTATGCCCATTTGTTACCATCCAAGCTGTTTAATTAACTATAATTTAGTGTGATTTATGTATATGTCAGAGCACTAGATACCATGCTAAGAGATCGTAATTTTCACAGCCAAACAAGGCACAAATCTAGTGCATCTTTTCCCAATTTATCTGCAAATTTTCCCTCTTCCAATTTCTATTTAAATGAATTCTGTTTGGCTTTTTAAGTTTTCACAATGTTTATTCCTATAAGTAATTCTGATAGaatttcttctcctttatttCATGTTCTGATTATAGAAAgaatacttgaatttttttttctttttaataaacatggggtctcactatgttgccgaggctggtcgcaaattcctgggctcaaacaattctcccacctcggcatcccaacctgctgggattacaggcctgagccatcgcacccagccagaaatacTTGATTTTTTGAGGATATTTTGGAattagaggaagaaaatagatcaCTTATAACCCTCTCACACAGAacaacaatatttattaatatttcgaTGTACTCATATTTTTTCTAAGCTTAtacataggttttcttctacaaaATCGGTGTTACATTATATAtagtctgtattttttcttttctctttcagaatTATGAGCATTTCCTACATCTTAAAATTTTCATGAATATGATTTTTGTTGGTGCATTGTATTAAATGCATATATGTAATAAGAATTTTCAGTGAGCATTTATGTGCATATCTTTTTTGCTGTCGATGTTATTTTTGAAGCTTAATATATATGTGCTTAAGACTTATCCCCAATTAATACTCTATATAAACTTTAAACCTCTGGTAAtacctttacttttttaattttttgtgaataTCTCAATCTTTGAAAAGAAAGTGgtaggagaaacagaaaaagaagagagaaaatggaactaGTGATAGGAGATAGCCATCAGGGCTGCAATAAATTGGGAGTTGTTACTAACCATCTGTGGCCTTGAATGAAGTTTGTAATAATAATGGCAAATTTGtaacaattacataaaaatatcttgatttgctctttaaaaagcatgttatttggcattatcaagaaagtaaatgtcatggctggccgcagtggcttatgcttgtaattctagcactttgggaggccgaggcaggcagatcacctgaggtcaggagttcgagaccagcctggccaacatggcaaaaccccgtctctactaaaaatacaaaaattagctgggcatggtggtgtgcatctgtagttccagctactcaggaggtggaagcaggagaatcacttgaacccaggaggtggatgttgcagtgagccgagattgtgccactgtactccagcctgggagaaaaagtgagaccaaaaaaaaaaaaaaaagaaaaaaaagaaaagaaaagaagcaaaaggaagaaagaaagagagaaagaaagaaaagaatgtaaatgtCTATTATTAATACCTTGGTACTAAGAAAAAGCCTGCTTCAGATATTTCTTTGCTATCTATTATCAATCTTCTCTCCTCTTATTCTGTATCTTCCTAAGCCATGGGAATAAAGAAGAATTCTCCTGCAGAGGAATACAACTTGCTGTGGATTGGTTTCTAGATAAAGGCCATAAAGATATTACTGTATTTGTGCCTGCATGGAGAAAGGAGCAATCCCGCCCTGATGCACCAATTACAGGTATTGTGTCAAATAAGACATTTCTTCTCATCTAGAGGCAAATCTGGAAAGATAGTTTGGGGATGGTCCcaatttagatatttatttttcaaagttgttaagtatatttaaagtatttttattaagcatatatttgaaaaaagattCAAAGAAAGTCATCATTATTTTGTAGCATCTGACagttaaataaagaaaacttcaatTCGGCAAAAGATAAAGCACATAGTTTCAAAAAAAAGGAGTGCTTTTCTATTTGACCATAGACTTCAGACTAAAGGGTGATGAATCTGGTTATGAGCATGACTAAGTTTTCAAGAGAGTAAAAACACCATGGTGGACAATGGATCTCATTCTGTACCAAAGAAGTGATTGTGGGGTTTGCAAATTAGGGAAtaaaatagagagaaagaaaagtcccACAGCAGTCAGAGCCAACTTATCCATGAGACACAGTAGGTCTGGCACCTAGGGCCAATGATATTGCTAAGGTCCCAtggaaatgtcttaattttattttcttctcacatcagaagaaaaaattgaatataaCAGCAATGCATGTACAATGATGTATCTAGCTGGGTTATCCTTGGCTTTATACTGAAGCAATTGAAAAcgaaatttttaatatttaatatttatctttgtttgagacagggtctcactctgtcacctaggctagaatgccatggtgtgatcatggctcactgcagcctctacctccctgggctcaggtttttctcccacctcagcctcctgagtacctgggactacaggcatgtaccactgcgcctagctaatttttgtatttttagtagagatggagttttgccatgttgcccaagctggtcttgaactcctgggctcaagctatctgcccgcctcagcctcccaaagtgctaggattacaggcataagccaccacgcccagccaatatttaacatttcttatgGAGGAAGGAGCCTAGGAAAGCAAAAATGCCTAAGGTTTTCAAAAGTCATGATGCAGTCCTAACGGCAGAGGGGTCTCTACATTCATTTACAACAGTCTTCTGAGCATCAGCTGTTGCCTGATGTGCCTAATGAGAAAGTCCCGTGAATGGCTGTCTGAGCTGTGTGTGAAGCTATTTGCCATCTGCTGAACAGGCTCTTGAGCCTCAGTCTGAGAATAGATCCTAGCCCTGCTCAAGCCCAGCCAGCAAGCTTTCTTGCCTCGGCAACTAGGAGACCAAAAGGAAAGGGGGTCAGCACTCAGTTGCTATATCTTGATGTTTCACCCTAGTTTTGGTCTTCCCTCAGGCAGAAGCCAAAAATGTAAGTGCCTAGGAGAGATGCTTTAGTTTCCTCCTGGCAGACACATCCTCAGTATTTCCCTGTTAGAAATCAACAACCAAAAAGCTGGTGCTTTGGCCAAAGGGCAAAACAAGCATCAAGAATGCTAAGATATCAGTGTCACTCTCACTCTTCATGGtagtttttaaaactcaaatgtcATTGAATCCAGTTCcttcattttatcaaaaagaagACTGAAGTCCAAAGGGGAagatgacttgcctaaggtcataatCCAGATTGATATCATAGCCAGGAACAGGGCCTACTTTCCCTCTAAGAGCAAATAATATCTTCATCCAGTAccaacttttgcatttttaatattggGGTAATACTGTTAATTTCCAAAGATGATTTCTGCTCTGTGGCATATAATCATATTTTGACAGATCAAGATATTCTACGAAAACTGGAGAAGGAAAAGATTCTTGTCTTCACACCATCCCgaagagtccaaggcaggagggttgtcTGCTATGATGACCGGTTCATAGTCAAACTGGCTTTTGATTCTGATGGCATCATTGTGTCCAATGATAACTACCGAGACCTTCAAGTTGAAAAGCCAGAATGGAAGAAGTTTATAGAGGAGCGGTTGCTGATGTATTCTTTTGTGAATGACAAGTGCGTTTCTTTCCAGTAGGCCTATATCCAAGTTATCAGTAAGAAtagattacattttaataaacatttaccaAACACTTACTGTGTATCATACATTTTGCTAGTTGCCACACAGATAAAAGGATGAATAAGGAAAAGGACTCACCCTTAAGAGACTCAAAGTGTAGTAGAGGAGCGAAAGAGACAACCACAATGTTTTGTTATAAGAGCTAcagttaaaatttgttttttaaaaattgctttgtcTATGTGAAGTAATAGAAAAAGGCATCCCAGAGGAGATGACATTTCAGATCAAGTTTACAGATGGAGGAAAGGGGGCTGCTAGGCATGAGGTGAGGGGGACATCATGAATAAAGTTATGAAGGTGTGAAAGTGGGTAGCATGTTGGGGGAACCAGCAGACATGCCAGTACGGCTCAAACATGTAGTTCATGGAATAATGATGAACAGGGAAAATCATCCTTTCTATGTGATAAAGTGGCAACAAAGGGAAGAACTGCTAGATTAGCAGAGGATAGACTTGAGGCAGGAAGGGCAATTAGAAGGCTGTGACAACAGTACAGGCAAGAGGTAATGAAAATCTGAACTCCTAGTAAGGAGTAGGGGACAGAAAGGAAGACAGTCACCTCTTGCTTACTTGCTTTCAGATTTATGCCTCCAGATGATCCATTAGGACGCCACGGCCCAAGCCTTGAAAATTTCTTAAGAAAGAGACCCATTGTTCCTGAGCATAAGAAGCAACCATGTCCTTATGGTGAGTACCTACATACAAAACTGAGTTCTGTACCACCGGAAACATAAGGATTCTGTGAACACTTTTCTCTTCCAGGTTTCCCTTTCAAATGGGAAATCCTGGCTTGTCCACTGTCTTTGAGTTAAAGTTTGTGTCTTCGTGTACACTGTtaggtatttaaagaaaaatcttagaaactgaatgaggaaaaggTAGCTAGAATTGAAGGGAAGACTAGTTGTCACTTGTGACAATAGTACATGTGTTCTACCTGCCTAAGTCCTGAACTATGTTGCTGGAAGCAGGGAAATGAAGAAATCTATATGGCCTGTGGAAGTAGAAAGGGCAATACCAAACTGAGTTTGGCCCCAAGATGAACATGTGTCTCAGGCAGGTGACTGCACCCTCTTTCAATTAATACTAACCTTTCCTTTAGATCTGtcctttccagtttttttgtttgtttgtttgttttttgagacaaagtcttgctctgtcacctaggctgcagtgcagtggtgcagtcttggctcactgcaacctccgcttcccgggtttaagcgattctcctccctcagcctccccagtagctgggattacaggtgcatgatgccaagcccagctaatttttgtatttttagtagagacgggggtttcaccatgttggccaagctggtctcgaactcctgacttcaagtgatccacccacctcggcctctgaaagtgctgagattacaggcatgagccaccgtgcccggcccctttccagtttttgttttttttttttaaataaatatagttttCTAGAGTGTTTTCATGCTCTTACCCCAGTCCCTCTGATACAACGTTTGTGCGCCTAACATTGCGACATGGGCTGCTTGATCTGAGGCTACTTTGAATGTCTGTTTTTTTGGATGATCATTTGTTTTGTGGGgtgttttggtttttgtcctCAATTAATCTTTAAGTCACACAGTATTTtcatattcattatctcatttaatctttacaatgaCCCTATAATATAGGCATGATGATGAACTTTggttacagaagaggaaaatgaagctCACAAAATAAAGTCACttaccaaggtcacacagctagtaagggaCATAGCTGGAATTGAAATTCAGATCTGACTGGACTCCAAACCTGTGCTCTTTGCATTGCACTATGCTGCTTTCTGTTACTCTATGCTGCTTCAGCATGCAGATTATGCCTAGGCAAAGTTGTACATTATCGAAAAATTAAAACTGCTCagctttagcttttttttttttttttttttttttgagacagggtcttgctcttgctctgtcacctgggctggagatcagtggcatgatcacggctcactgcagccttgaccttccaggctcaagaattctcccacctcaggctcctgagtagctgggactgcagacgtgcaccaccatgcccagctaattttgtttgtatttttctttacagacggggtttcacaatgttgcccaagctggtctcgaactcctgggctaaagtgattcacccacctcagcctcccaaactgctgggactacagacaggagtcaccacatccagccagcTCTTAGCTTTTATGCTGCAATTTTCTCCATAGCTTTCCACTTTCTCTCTCCCATCACAGTGTATGATGCCTCCTTGGTGTTGTCTGTCTCTCATCTTTGTGGACAgttaattttctgcctttacCCCAAACAGTAAAACCCTAACCTGAGTGACCAGATTGTTACAACAGTTTTTGGCACAGAGGGTTCCATCACTGAGAGAGAGTCTTACCCCAAGGCATTATTTTTCAGGCAAAAAATGCACCTACGGCCACAAGTGCAAATACTACCATCCGGAGCGGGCCAACCAACCCCAGCGTTCGGTGGCTGATGAGCTCCGCATCAGTGCCAAACTGTCCACAGTGAAAACTATGAGTGAAGGCACCCTGGCCAAGTGTGGCACAGGGATGTCTAGTGCCAAAGGTGAGATAACCTCAGAGGTCAAACGTGTGGCCCCCAAGCGCCAATCAGATCCCAGCATCCGGTCTGTGGCTATGGAGCCTGAGGAATGGCTGTCCATTGCCCGTAAGCCTGAGGCTAGTTCTGTCCCCTCGCTTGTGACTGCCCTAAGTGTTCCCACAATCCCACCCCCCAAAAGCCATGCAGTGGGTGCACTCAACACCCGTTCGGCCAGCAGCCCAGTGCCAGGATCCTCCCATTTCCCCCACCAGAAGGCCTCTTTGGAGCATATGGCCAGCATGCAGTATCCTCCCATCTTGGTTACCAACAGCCATGGGACCCCTATTAGCTATGCTGAGCAATACCCAAAGTTTGAATCCATGGGGGACCATGGCTACTATTCAATGTTAGGTGACTTCTCCAAACTGAACATCAACAGCATGCATAACCGAGAGTATTACATGGCTGAAGTAGACCGGGGGGTGTATGCCCGGAATCCTAACCTCTGTTCTGACAGCCGTGTGAGCCATACCAGGAATGACAACTATTCCTCTTACAACAACGTGTATTTGGCTGTAGCTGATACCCATCCTGAAGGCAATTTGAAGCTGCACCGCTCAGCATCCCAGAACCGACTTCAGCCTTTTCCTCATGGTTACCATGAAGCCTTAACACGAGTGCAGAGCTATGGCCCAGAGGATTCTAAGCAAGGCCCCCACAAACAGTCAGTCCCCCACTTAGCTCTGCATGCCCAGCACCCATCAACTGGAACACGTTCCAGCTGTCCTGCAGACTACCCCATGCCTCCCAATATCCATCCTGGGGCAACCCCCCAGCCAGGCCGTGCCCTGGTGATGACTCGGATGGATAGCATTTCCGACTCCCGCCTCTATGAGAGCAACCCCGTGAGGCAAAGACGACCTCCCCTGTGCCGGGAACAGCATGCCAGCTGGGACCCGCTGCCCTGTACAACTGACTCCTATGGCTACCACTCCTATCCCTTGAGTAACAGCCTCATGCAACCATGTTATGAGCCAGTCATGGTACGGAGCGTGCCTGAAAAGATGGAGCAGCTTTGGAGGAATCCTTGGGTTGGAATGTGCAATGATTCCAGGGAGCATATGATCCCAGAACACCAGTATCAGACCTACAAGAACCTCTGCAATATTTTCCCTTCTAACATCGTCCTTGCAGTGATGGAGAAGAATCCCCACACAGCAGATGCCCAGCAACTGGCAGCCTTGATTGTTGCTAAGCTTAGGGCTGCACGTTGATATGACATAGTACTTATTTCTTTATACAAATATGAATATTAATACTAATAATACACTAATACAATAATTATAGTAACTAATAATTTGTGTTGCGCTTTACAAGTTAGAGTGTTTATATCATTTAAGCGcttaacaaccctgtgaggtacgTCTTACTAACATCCTCTTTTATAGAGAAGGAAGGTGAAGGTCAGTGAAATTAAGTGGCTAGCCAGGGTCACACTGCTAGCAAATGACTAAGTCAAGACACACACCCAAGTCCTCTAAATCCAAGTCCCATGCCCCTTTGCACTGCACCATGCAGGTAATGGAGGACAAAACCCAGGGGGAGAGGTCTAGATGTAAGAAATCCCAGAGGATTCCATTACcagagttttcctttttctcttttcgtttctttctttctttctttattttttttttttgagacagaatctcactctgttacacaggctggagtgcagtggcactatctctgctcactgcaacctccacctccagggttcaagtgattctatggcctcagcctcccaggtagctgggattacaggcgtgcaccaccatgcccagctaatttttgtatttttagtagagacgtggtttcaccgtgttggccaggctggtctcaaactcctggcctcaagtgatccgcccaccttggcctcctaaagtgctgggattacaggtgtgagccactgcgcccagcctaccaGAGTTTTCGTAGTCACATATTCTATATTACAAAGTATGGATGATATATCCAATTTAGAGAGCAAAAGCATCAGGATCAGATCATATGTTGAATTAACCTTTTAGGTTTTTtctaatagaaatatttaaagctaTTTAAAAGTAAATGCATACTTTATTGCATGGATATCTGATCACTCAATCTATATTAATGAAACTATAGGGTCACATTGAAGCTTCTAGAACTATATTTTAAAGCTATTATTAGCAATTATATtgcatgtatgaatatatatatttggtttgagatgtgtgtgtatctctgtatAACCTTTTATATAGTGATAATGAGAGGGTAGGCTCTACACAGTCCTTCGTCTATAGCTGTATAGGTCACTAATCTGACTTGATGATTTTAAGTCACATTTCATAGTTTTAACTAGTTATGAGAGAGAAATTATATGGCAATATTTGAACATTGCTTTCTTAGGCACCAGAGCAAAGCAACTCTGTTTCCTTTGCACATTTTACCTGCCAACATTTATTAACAGTTCTTACCTTCCAAGTCTCTTCACCTTAGCAAATTAGGGATCAGGTTGCAGTCTTCTGCAGAGAAACTGATGGTTAAGCTCAAGTTCCAAGCATAGTATGTGTGTGCTACACAAGCTCAGAAGAGTTTGACAAGGACCAGGGGACTTACTACCACAATCCACTTCCCTTATCCCAGGAGAGATGGCCAAACCCATGTGGCATTAAATGGTGAATAAAAAAGCTTCACTCAAGGAGGGACTATTGGATGCtctttggacttctgacctatgCAGTATTCAACATCATTGGATGAAATGTAATGGAGGACAGTGCACAGCCATGTATCCACTTTCTCTTCCTGTCCACCCTTTGGGTAATAAGGTCAATCATTGGTGGAACAGAATTTCTCTAGGAAACAAAACCAGGGGATTTTATTTGTGGAAAAAGGAAGTTTCCAAAAGGGGATACTGCATCTTTACTAATAGCTGG
It encodes:
- the ZC3H12B gene encoding putative ribonuclease ZC3H12B isoform X1 — its product is MTATAEVETPKMEKSASKEEKQQPKQDSTEQGNADSEEWMSSESDPEQISLKSSDNSKSCQPRDGQLKKKEMHSKPHRQLCRSPCLDRPSFSQSSILQDGKLDLEKEYQAKMEFALKLGYAEEQIQSVLNKLGPESLINDVLAELVRLGNKGDSEGQINLSLLVPRGPSSREIASPELSLEDEIDNSDNLRPVVIDGSNVAMSHGNKEEFSCRGIQLAVDWFLDKGHKDITVFVPAWRKEQSRPDAPITDQDILRKLEKEKILVFTPSRRVQGRRVVCYDDRFIVKLAFDSDGIIVSNDNYRDLQVEKPEWKKFIEERLLMYSFVNDKFMPPDDPLGRHGPSLENFLRKRPIVPEHKKQPCPYGKKCTYGHKCKYYHPERANQPQRSVADELRISAKLSTVKTMSEGTLAKCGTGMSSAKGEITSEVKRVAPKRQSDPSIRSVAMEPEEWLSIARKPEASSVPSLVTALSVPTIPPPKSHAVGALNTRSASSPVPGSSHFPHQKASLEHMASMQYPPILVTNSHGTPISYAEQYPKFESMGDHGYYSMLGDFSKLNINSMHNREYYMAEVDRGVYARNPNLCSDSRVSHTRNDNYSSYNNVYLAVADTHPEGNLKLHRSASQNRLQPFPHGYHEALTRVQSYGPEDSKQGPHKQSVPHLALHAQHPSTGTRSSCPADYPMPPNIHPGATPQPGRALVMTRMDSISDSRLYESNPVRQRRPPLCREQHASWDPLPCTTDSYGYHSYPLSNSLMQPCYEPVMVRSVPEKMEQLWRNPWVGMCNDSREHMIPEHQYQTYKNLCNIFPSNIVLAVMEKNPHTADAQQLAALIVAKLRAAR